A stretch of Clostridium formicaceticum DNA encodes these proteins:
- the rsmH gene encoding 16S rRNA (cytosine(1402)-N(4))-methyltransferase RsmH — protein sequence MDFQHVSVLLQECIDNLNIKSHGIYVDGTLGGAGHSKEITKRLSKEGLLIGIDQDTNALKAAGERLKDSTCQVKLVHNNFRNLEGVLKELNINKIDGILLDLGVSSHQLDEAERGFSYMHNAELDMRMDIRNPLTAKEVINKYSQEALTKIIWQYGEEKWAKRIAAFIVEHRKTKEIHTTYELVDIIKKAIPMAARREGSHPAKRTFQAIRIEVNEELDIIEDTIKTANHYLNVGGRICVITFHSLEDRIVKNVFKALNDPCVCPPQFPVCQCGGKKEVHIVTRKPIVPSNEELKINPRSRSAKLRVAEKV from the coding sequence ATGGACTTCCAACATGTATCAGTATTATTGCAGGAATGTATAGATAACCTAAATATAAAAAGTCATGGCATTTATGTAGATGGCACACTAGGTGGGGCTGGACATTCAAAGGAAATAACAAAACGATTAAGTAAAGAAGGCCTATTAATAGGGATTGACCAAGATACCAATGCTCTTAAGGCTGCTGGTGAAAGATTAAAGGACAGTACTTGTCAAGTGAAACTTGTACACAATAACTTTAGAAATTTAGAAGGCGTTTTAAAAGAACTGAACATTAATAAAATTGATGGGATTTTGCTGGACTTGGGGGTATCTTCTCATCAGTTAGATGAGGCTGAAAGAGGATTTTCTTATATGCATAATGCCGAGTTAGATATGAGAATGGATATTAGAAATCCTTTAACTGCCAAAGAAGTTATAAATAAATATAGTCAAGAAGCGTTAACAAAAATTATCTGGCAATATGGAGAAGAAAAATGGGCGAAAAGAATTGCTGCTTTTATTGTGGAACATAGAAAAACAAAAGAAATTCATACTACCTATGAATTGGTAGATATTATAAAAAAAGCCATACCTATGGCAGCAAGAAGGGAAGGTTCTCATCCCGCCAAAAGAACTTTCCAAGCTATTAGAATTGAAGTGAACGAAGAGTTGGATATCATCGAAGACACAATCAAAACAGCGAATCATTATCTAAACGTAGGAGGACGAATATGTGTGATTACTTTCCACTCTTTAGAAGATAGAATTGTAAAAAACGTTTTTAAAGCATTAAATGATCCTTGTGTGTGCCCGCCACAATTTCCAGTATGTCAGTGTGGGGGAAAGAAAGAAGTACATATTGTTACACGAAAGCCCATTGTGCCAAGCAATGAAGAATTAAAAATAAATCCTAGATCAAGAAGCGCTAAGTTAAGAGTAGCCGAAAAAGTCTAA
- the mraZ gene encoding division/cell wall cluster transcriptional repressor MraZ, translating to MFIGEYNHSIDSKGRLSIPSKFREELGEHFIVTKGLDNCLFLYPLEEWKVMEDKLKKLPITNKDARAFVRFFFAGATECELDNQGRIRIPNNLREHALLDKEAVIIGVATRIEIWSTGQWQQYNDDANLSYDEIAVKMEELGI from the coding sequence ATGTTTATTGGTGAGTATAATCATTCTATAGATTCAAAGGGCAGACTGAGTATTCCGTCAAAATTCAGAGAGGAATTGGGAGAGCACTTTATTGTTACAAAGGGCTTAGATAACTGTTTATTTCTTTATCCTCTTGAAGAATGGAAGGTTATGGAGGATAAGTTAAAAAAGCTTCCTATAACCAATAAAGATGCTAGAGCCTTTGTGAGATTTTTCTTTGCTGGAGCAACAGAATGCGAACTGGATAATCAGGGAAGAATAAGAATACCCAACAATTTAAGAGAACATGCGCTTTTAGATAAAGAAGCTGTTATTATTGGTGTTGCCACCCGTATAGAGATTTGGAGTACCGGACAATGGCAGCAATATAACGATGATGCCAATTTGAGTTATGATGAAATCGCCGTAAAAATGGAAGAACTAGGAATCTAA
- a CDS encoding cell division protein FtsL: MVVARKKYNPIENHGQQQEKTIKKKKLKRSYRFEKIVLSMGIITVLSLSLMLLTRFATVTEVRHRVNHLNKQLEQLETQKEHLRIEVEKVSKSRWIEREAMERLSMQYPLPEQVVYIHVDPTEIAKLSHQLQYGEEQLDAQNGSGNIFGETLNRFLGLFRI; this comes from the coding sequence TTGGTAGTAGCAAGAAAAAAGTATAACCCTATTGAAAACCATGGACAGCAGCAGGAAAAAACGATAAAAAAGAAAAAATTAAAAAGAAGTTATAGGTTTGAAAAAATTGTATTAAGCATGGGAATTATTACGGTGTTATCTTTAAGTTTAATGTTGCTAACAAGGTTTGCCACCGTTACGGAGGTACGACATAGAGTGAATCATCTCAATAAACAGCTAGAGCAATTAGAGACGCAGAAGGAACATTTAAGAATTGAAGTAGAGAAGGTATCCAAGTCCCGATGGATTGAAAGGGAAGCAATGGAAAGACTGAGCATGCAGTATCCTTTGCCAGAGCAGGTTGTATATATTCATGTGGATCCTACTGAAATTGCCAAACTTTCCCATCAACTTCAATATGGTGAAGAACAGCTTGATGCTCAAAACGGTTCTGGTAATATCTTCGGTGAAACATTGAACCGATTCCTTGGTTTGTTTAGAATTTAA